TCCAATTCATTTTGGTCCATTGGAAGGACTTCTTTCTGATTCCTTTTCAAATATTGATATAAAAACTTTACTATTCACCATAGGATTTTGGATGATTGTTTACGGATTGATATTTTATTATTTATACCTATGAGTAAAGCATTTGGTTCAAGAGTATATACTTCTCGGATAGTTGCCTTTCTTGCTATCATGAATTTAATTTCTGGATATGGATGTATTCTATTATGGGATTACTTTTCAATTCGAGAGATGTCTGTATTTAAGTGGATTGTTTATGGAATTTTTTTTCTACTATTTACAAATCTATCGTATGGAACAACTGTTTCTATTTTCGGATTTTGGAAATTGATTAGGGGAGGGGATAAATATCGGATAACAGGAAATATCCAATCAAATACAAATCCACTATTAGAAAAAATTCCTGTCGCAATTATTATGCCTATTTACGGAGAAGAAGTAGATTCCGTATTTTCTAGAATTGAAATAATGTATAAGTCTATATTAGAGAAATCTAATACGGATTATTTTGATTTTTTCGTGTTAAGTGATACACAAAATCTAGACAGTTGGGTAAAAGAAGAAACTGCCTATTTTGATTTATGTAAAAAACTAAACGCATTTGGACGAATTTTTTATAGAAAAAGAAAAATAAATCTAAATAAAAAAAGCGGGAACATTGCTGATTTTTGTCGGCGGTGGGGAAAAAAATACCGCTATATGATTGTATTAGATGCAGATAGCCTACTAACATCCGATTGTATTGTGAATCTTACAAAATTAATGGAAGAAAATCCTAGTACTGGAATAATCCAGACTTCTCCGGAAGTAATTCAAGCAGAAACTTTTTTTCAACGAATCATGCAATTTTCAGGGAAAATTCATGGAGAATTATTCGGTGTAGGCGCAAATTATTGGCAATTAAATAGTTCTCCATTTTGGGGGCATAATGCTATTATTCGCTTAAATGCATTTATCGAAAATTGTGGTTTGCCTGCCTTACCAAAATTAGGAGCCGTTGGTGGAAGAATTCTAAGCCATGATACTATAGAAGCTGCATTGATTCGGAAAGCCGGTTATTCAGTTTGGTTTGCTTATGATTTAAAGGGTAGTTATGAAGAGTCACCGCCAAATTTAATTGATTCTCTAAAGAGAGACCAAAGATGGTGTCAGGGAAATTTACAACATTTTTGGTTTTTGTTTGCCAAGGACTTGAAGTTAACTAGTCGGCTTCATATTTTGTTAGGAATATTTTCTTATTTTTCTTCTTTCTTGTGGTTTATTTTTTTAGTATGTATCGTTTTTGTTTATGTCGAAGATTTACAGTTTTACAGATTAGCATTAGGTCCAGAAAAATGGAAAGCGTTTTGGGATTTTATTTATTTTGGGAAAGCTTTAAAATTACAAATATTTACTATTGGTATATTGTTTTTGCCTAGGATTTTGACTTTGGTTTATTCTATTATCAAAAAGGAATACAAAAAGTATAGTAGCGGTATATTTCATTTTACTGCTAGTTATATTTTAGAATTTCTTTTTAGTTTTTTACAAGCGCCTATATTAATGTATATGCACAGTAAGTTTATTTTACTTACTCTAATAGGAGTGAAAATAGAATGGAAGGCGCAGAATCGTTCAACAGAAAATACTCCAAACTTTAAAGAGATTTTCCAAACATTTTATTTTCTAAATATACTTGGATTAGTTTCTGGAGTCTTTTTTTATTTTTATATCAATGGGCTTTTTTATTGGATGATGCCTATTTGGGGAAGTTGGTTTGTCTCTTCGATTTTGGTTTATTTCGTATCGAAGAAAGATATTTATAAAAAATCCTTTTTGAAAAAAGAGATTTTTACTGAAAATCAGACAGTTACGGATTTGGAAAAGCATATACAAATATGGCAAATGGATGGCATGAAAAATAAAGATTTTTCAGTAGAACCCTTGTTTATGATTTCAGTTGACCCCTATTATAATGCATTGCATTGTTTTTTACAGAAAACTTCTGTCCGATTGCCTCAAAAAAGAATTTTATATGGAGAGAATGTAATTAAAAAACTTTTAGAAAATGGTCCTATGAGTTTAAGCAAAAAAGAATTACAAATAATTTTGTATGATGCAAGGTTTATGCAAATTTTATATTCCAAGTTTTGGAAGATTTCTGATACTAATTTACATTTATGGTGGAAGGATAATTATAATAAATACAAACTTGGACTTTTAAACAGTAAATGAAAGTCATCTGTAATTTATGAGGATAACAATTGTATGCTTTAATTAGTAGAATTACTGTTTTAAAAAATACAATAGAGTTGTTGTAAAAATATAAAATTGTCATGGTGACAATTTCGCAACAAGTCTAATATACTTTTTAGATAGGTTTCTATACTGAACGCCAAAAATAATTACACCTTTCTGATTCAAAAAAGTGCGTTCGGTACATACCAAACACTACTCGTATAAAATCCCTATGGGAATTTACTTTTGGTTTGGTATATATTTACAATAAGTAAAAAGTAACTTTTTCATCAAACAGGTATTCTGTTTTGGATTCGATTCAAATAAATTTTAGAAACTTCATCGTTGGGAAGTTTTTTAAAAAGTTCTTCCGCTTCCAAATAATTTTTATTTTGATAGTTTCTCAAACCTAATTCAAAAATCTCTTTTATTTGTTTTTTTTCTTCTTTCTCGGAATCCGTTTCGAAGTTAAATACTTCATAAATTTTAATGCTAATTGTTTTTCCTTTTACAATTACATCATCTACTTCTCGAATACAAAAAGAATTATCTAAACCAGATTTAGATAATTCCTTAAAAGTGGCCTCCGAAATTAATATCGGACATTTATATTGTTTCGTCAAACCTTCTATCCTTGACGACAAATTTACATTATCCCCTATGACTGTGTAGTCCAATCGTTTATCTGAACCAATATTTCCGACGATCACTTCGCCTGTATGGATTCCGATTCCAATTTCTAATTTTCTTCCTAAATGAGCATACTTCTCATTAAACGCTTTCATGGCTTTCATCATTTCTAGTGCCGTATTTACAGCTCGAAATGCATCATCGTCTTTTTTTACGGGAGCGCCAAATATAGTCATAATTGCATCGCCGATAAACTTATCAATAGTACCGCGATTTGCGAAAATTATATCTGTCATTGTTGAAAGATAATCGTTTAGCAATTGTACAACTGCCTGTGGAGACATGGATTCTGAAATGGTAGTAAAAGAGCGAATATCAGAAAATAAAATGGTTACTACTTGGTTGTTTCCACCCGGTTCTAAACTTACATTTGTTTTATACAACTCTCCGACTAACTCAGGTGGCAAATAACGTTCCATCATTTTTTTTGTATTTGCTTCGATCATCATCTTGACACTTGACATTGTCAATGAGTATCCGAGATATAACATCATGAGCAAAGCTATACTCATTGGAAGAATCATATATTTATGATTCACATTGAACCAATAATTCATGACTGCAAACATGATTAAAGCTAATGCAGCAGAATAAATGGTACCCGCTTTTGAATACCGAAGTAGATTAATAAAAAAAATATAAACCGACGCAAAAACTTGAGCCATGATAAAAAACTCACCTTCTTTAGAGACAGTTGGATCAAATGCCAACATCATCGAAATAATTAAATAATCACAAGTGATTGTAAAATATTTCAAATAACTAGAATACCCCTTTGTGAAAACGAAAAGGCATACAGAAACAGAAAAGATAAGAAAAAAGAAATCGAGGAGAATAGTAGTGTTATCCGGTTGGACTGCGTTTAAGCTAATGATTCCGAAATAAGCGGTTAAATCAGAAACAATCGTAATTGCAACAAAAAGCAATCGTATCAACGCAACAGACTTTTCGTTCTTAGATTCTCTTTCTTTTAGAATATTATTAAATACTGAATTATCCATAGAATTTTACTTTGCAATTTTTCCTTTGATCAATTTAATTGAACCATAAGCTTGATTATTATTTAGGTTTGTAAAATAAGATTTTAATTTTTCTACGATCATGGTAGTTTCTATCTTACATCAAATTTAACTAAAATTTTGAGTAAAGAATTTTACTTTATTCCTTAGATTAATAATTGATGTTACGAAAAATTAGAAATTTACGAAAATGAAGTCTAATTTACTAACTCACCTTACGCTATCGCTATTATTATTTATTTCTTAAAAAGAAATGTGAGTTATTAATCTGAATATTAGGATGTTGCTTTGAATTCTAAAACTACTAAAAAAATAATTATTACAAGTTCTAAAACAAAGTATAGAATACTAAAAAAAGGCATTTGCTGAAAAAATACGAACATCACTCCAATGGTGAGACAGCAGTAGATTGAATTTGCAATGGCAATACCTCTAAAAAAAAGATGTTTATTTTGAGTCACAAAAAAATGGCAAGATAAAGAATACAAAGCATAGGCACAAGGCAGAAAGGATAAGGTATAAAGAATATAGAGAGGTAAACCTAGAATATCTTCAAAATTTGGAAATACGATTCCCAAAAAAAATGCACTCACGAGTGCTCCCAATCCATCTACTAAAAAAAGGTTTTTTCTAATTAGTTGTGGCAATTTAGTATTTCCCTTAATCGAATTTGTTAAAATTTTTGGTTGATAAACTTAAATATCTAGAATACTAAATCCAACTACCACGAGACAAGTTTAGGTCTTTAGGAATCTATGACAAGAAAAATAAACGAAATCTACCAACCCATTCTATTTTTTAAATTTTGAATAAATCCAAGATGATGTCGTCCATGCCATGCATAGAAACCAATGGTAGCATCTAGACAAAACATGTTTTTATGTTCGGGATGAAAAAAAGTTTTTTGCAAATCTTCTTTGTTGAGAGAACGAAGTAAAATTACCCAACGTTTGTGTAAACCTTCCAAAATTTGTAAAGAATTTTCGATATCTAAATCCTGTCCATCTGCAAGCTCCGCCCATCTATCTTCCGCGTAAGGTTTAATTGTGGGATTATCCTCACTTAGAGCCAATTTAAATCGGATAAAACTATTCATATGACTGTCCGCCAAATGGTGAATTACCTGTACTACCATCCAACCATCTGGTTTAGTTTTAATTAGAAGTTGTTCTTTTGACCAGTTCGCAATAGTTTGCCTTAATAGAGATGGAAATTTTTCTATTTCCTCAATCCAAAAACTGATATGTTCTTCGGATGTTTTTTCTGGAAATATAAATTCTCCAACCGGAAACTTCGTATTATCCCTTTGTATTTCTGTCATACATTTCTCCTAAACAGTAATTTTATTTCGTCTCTTTTTTTCTTTTTGATTTATTTTTTTGTATGTGGGTGAAATAGCTAGTCGTTTATTTTTAATGGAATGATTCAATACCCTGCAAATGGAAAGACAATAAACTTTCATTAGTAAAATTATTAACTCACCTTACGCTATCGCTATTAATTCATTAGATTCTTCTAATATTGAGAATTTCACTTTAAATTCCATAATTTCCTTTGTTGCGTAACGTCAGTTATAAAAGATAATAAGATTGAATTTTTAAACTTAGCGATCCAAGGGACGTATTTCTTAGTTTATACACCAATCTTAATGCTGTCAACTTAAGGTAGGAAAGGAATCTCTGCCTATCGAGTGAACAGGCAAGGATATTCTGCCAGTCATTGTCCGACATTACCTTCTTAAGTTAACAATATTGACTAGCACTCCTTCAATTATTACCTTCGTAGGGTGAAATTCTAAATATTCAATATATTGAATATTTAGATTAAATTTATCCAAAAAAAAGAAATATAATTTAATATATTGGAATAATTTCGTATTAGATTCGTTATATATTGCAATTTGTCTAATATATTGGAAATTGTATTGACTGATGTTCGTTCGGGAATTTAATGGTAAAAAAAATTCCACAAGGAGGAATAACATGAAAGATACGATGAAAAAAATTATAGTAGGAGGTTTTTTCATATGTATTGCTGCATTTGGACTTTCCTCTCAGGAAGTTAAGAAACCCACTAAGATTGCAAAAGAAGCGGCAAATACCGATAATTCGGCAGTCAAAGAATCGAAAGAAATTAAGGATACACCGACTTTAAATTTAGATCCGCCACCTGAAGTAAAATATATTGATCAACCAAATGATGGAAAAGGAATTCCTGAAATTCAAGCAGAGCTAGCGAAAGAAGAGCCATACAAAAGTCCATATAAGGGGAAACTCTCTGGGGAGCTAATGAAAAGTATGCTCCTTTCTCCTGAACACCAAGATGCCGTTCGTAAAGTGGATAGACTTTGGTTCGGAGATATTTTTCGAATTGGGTTTCAAGCAAGGCCTCGTTTTGATTATTCATTTAATGGAGACTTCGATAAAAGAACGCAAGACGGAAGAAATTTTGGAACACAAAATTCACAAGTTTGGTTTATCGCTAATCCGACTCCTTACGCAACTGTAAAAATAACAATTCAGGATGTGCGTGTCGCGGGCGGGGATCAGTCTAGAAAAGAAGGGCAACTTGGTTATTTGGGTCAAGCAAACTCGGCCGGTATAGAACTATCGTCTGCACCATCAGCTACTCAATCAGTGAATATTCAGAATCACACAGGACTAAGAGAAGGGTTTGTTTTATTAAAAAATTTGGTAGATGGTGTAGAATTTATAGTTGGAAGACAAATTTTCGGATTTGGGGATAATAGATACATCGGTGGAAGAAATGATGGGCAAACAGGGAATTCTTTCGATGGACTTCGTGCCAAGTATAGTGGTAAATATCTCACTACAGAAGTATTTACTTCTATAATTGCAGAAGAAAGTAACGCAGGTGCTGGTAACAATACTGCAAATGGTCAAAGGCGAGGTAGGGTTAACGACACTTATCTTTCTGGTCTTTATAATACTCTAAAATTTGAAGATTTTTTAGTAGATTTTTATTTTTTTAATATAGATAGAAAATGGGAGCAAACTATTACTGCAACTCCTGTAACTAGCCAAACTAGGACCAGACAAAGAGATAATTTGAATACGGTTGGGTTTCGTCTGAGTAACCGCACGGACGGAAATCGATTACCAAAGACCAAGGCTTGGGATTGGACAATCGAACATTCAATGCAATTTGGATTTAATGGGGAAAGAGGAAACGCAGATTGGGATACATTAGGCGTTACAGTAAATGGAATGCCGAGCGGAAAACGCGTATATTCCCAAAGAAGAGAATATGATTCTCGTTTTTTCCTAGCTCAAACGGGATATACTTTTTTTGACCGATTTAGAGTCGGAATTCAATACTCTTATGGTTCAGGAGATTCCAGTCGATCTGATTCAAGGGTCAAAACATACGACGCGTCTTTTGCAACTAGGTCGGGCGGTTTTCCTTATTTCGATTCGGGGAATGGAATTGTGAATGCAACTTTCTGGTCAAACACAAGCTCTAAATCAGTTCACTTGATGTGGAATACTGAAAAGTTAGGACGTTTTATTGCAGTCGCCTATGATATACAGAAGGCTCAGATAAACGACGCATGGTATAATTCCGGTGGGACTGCAAATACTGGACTGAGTTATGAGAATTCTACTGGTGGTGCGTTAGGCGGAACTAATAAGCTCGGAGAAAAAATGGGGAAACGACTATTCCATGAATATGATTTTATCTGGCAATATTATTTGAAGGACTATGTTTCTATTTGGGCAGGAGCATCTTATCTAGTTGCAGGTGATGCAGTAAGAGGCGTTCGAACAAACCCATTTGCGACTGCGATTAATGACCGTTACACACTAGGTCCAAAGTCCTACAGCTTTTTTCTATTTGTTCAGTTTGCAATGTAATAAATTTTATAAAGGAGATTATCATGAAAATTAAAATAGTTAAGTTAATATTATCCGCATTCTTTCTTTTAGCAGGATTACAATCAATTGTCGCAAAGGACATTACTCTATTAAATGTGTCTTATGATCCGACTCGTGAACTATATGCTGAATATAACAAGGTCTTTGCGAAATATTGGAAAGGTAAATCAGGTGATGACATACGAATCAACCAATCACACGGAGGTAGCGGCAAACAAGCACGATCTGTTTTTGAGGGTTTGGAAGCAGATTTTGTCACTCTAGCTTTATCGTATGATATAGATATTATTGCATCAAAGGGTTTACTTTCTCCCGAATGGCAAAAAAGTTTGCCTAATAATAGTTCCCCGTATACTTCCACTATTGTATTTGTAGTAAGAAAAGGAAATCCTAAGAATATAAAAGATTGGGACGACTTGATTAAGTCTAAAGTGGGGGTAATCACACCTAACCCCAAAACAAGTGGTGGCGCAAGATGGAACTATCTTGCTGCTTGGGCTTATGCTTCTAAAAAATTTAAAAGCGATGATTCAAAAATAAGAGATTTTATCAAAACTCTATACAAGAACGTTCCTGTTCTAGATTCCGGTGCTCGCGGATCTAGCACAACTTTTGCACAAAATGGAATTGGAGATGTTTTTATTTCATGGGAGAATGAAGCATTTTTGATCTTAGAAGAAATGGGAAAAGATAAATTTGAAATCGTTAGACCATCAATTAGTATTCTTGCTGAACCACCTGTCGCGGTGATTGAAAAGAA
This sequence is a window from Leptospiraceae bacterium. Protein-coding genes within it:
- the mdoH gene encoding glucans biosynthesis glucosyltransferase MdoH yields the protein MDDCLRIDILLFIPMSKAFGSRVYTSRIVAFLAIMNLISGYGCILLWDYFSIREMSVFKWIVYGIFFLLFTNLSYGTTVSIFGFWKLIRGGDKYRITGNIQSNTNPLLEKIPVAIIMPIYGEEVDSVFSRIEIMYKSILEKSNTDYFDFFVLSDTQNLDSWVKEETAYFDLCKKLNAFGRIFYRKRKINLNKKSGNIADFCRRWGKKYRYMIVLDADSLLTSDCIVNLTKLMEENPSTGIIQTSPEVIQAETFFQRIMQFSGKIHGELFGVGANYWQLNSSPFWGHNAIIRLNAFIENCGLPALPKLGAVGGRILSHDTIEAALIRKAGYSVWFAYDLKGSYEESPPNLIDSLKRDQRWCQGNLQHFWFLFAKDLKLTSRLHILLGIFSYFSSFLWFIFLVCIVFVYVEDLQFYRLALGPEKWKAFWDFIYFGKALKLQIFTIGILFLPRILTLVYSIIKKEYKKYSSGIFHFTASYILEFLFSFLQAPILMYMHSKFILLTLIGVKIEWKAQNRSTENTPNFKEIFQTFYFLNILGLVSGVFFYFYINGLFYWMMPIWGSWFVSSILVYFVSKKDIYKKSFLKKEIFTENQTVTDLEKHIQIWQMDGMKNKDFSVEPLFMISVDPYYNALHCFLQKTSVRLPQKRILYGENVIKKLLENGPMSLSKKELQIILYDARFMQILYSKFWKISDTNLHLWWKDNYNKYKLGLLNSK
- a CDS encoding putative metal-dependent hydrolase; protein product: MTEIQRDNTKFPVGEFIFPEKTSEEHISFWIEEIEKFPSLLRQTIANWSKEQLLIKTKPDGWMVVQVIHHLADSHMNSFIRFKLALSEDNPTIKPYAEDRWAELADGQDLDIENSLQILEGLHKRWVILLRSLNKEDLQKTFFHPEHKNMFCLDATIGFYAWHGRHHLGFIQNLKNRMGW
- a CDS encoding sulfate ABC transporter substrate-binding protein codes for the protein MKIKIVKLILSAFFLLAGLQSIVAKDITLLNVSYDPTRELYAEYNKVFAKYWKGKSGDDIRINQSHGGSGKQARSVFEGLEADFVTLALSYDIDIIASKGLLSPEWQKSLPNNSSPYTSTIVFVVRKGNPKNIKDWDDLIKSKVGVITPNPKTSGGARWNYLAAWAYASKKFKSDDSKIRDFIKTLYKNVPVLDSGARGSSTTFAQNGIGDVFISWENEAFLILEEMGKDKFEIVRPSISILAEPPVAVIEKNTEKHGTTEVTKAYVKSLYSEPAQELIAKHGYRPRSETVLKKYTDKFPKLELITVDSHFGGWQKAHKDHFADGASFDKLYVK
- a CDS encoding adenylate/guanylate cyclase domain-containing protein codes for the protein MDNSVFNNILKERESKNEKSVALIRLLFVAITIVSDLTAYFGIISLNAVQPDNTTILLDFFFLIFSVSVCLFVFTKGYSSYLKYFTITCDYLIISMMLAFDPTVSKEGEFFIMAQVFASVYIFFINLLRYSKAGTIYSAALALIMFAVMNYWFNVNHKYMILPMSIALLMMLYLGYSLTMSSVKMMIEANTKKMMERYLPPELVGELYKTNVSLEPGGNNQVVTILFSDIRSFTTISESMSPQAVVQLLNDYLSTMTDIIFANRGTIDKFIGDAIMTIFGAPVKKDDDAFRAVNTALEMMKAMKAFNEKYAHLGRKLEIGIGIHTGEVIVGNIGSDKRLDYTVIGDNVNLSSRIEGLTKQYKCPILISEATFKELSKSGLDNSFCIREVDDVIVKGKTISIKIYEVFNFETDSEKEEKKQIKEIFELGLRNYQNKNYLEAEELFKKLPNDEVSKIYLNRIQNRIPV
- a CDS encoding alginate export family protein; protein product: MKDTMKKIIVGGFFICIAAFGLSSQEVKKPTKIAKEAANTDNSAVKESKEIKDTPTLNLDPPPEVKYIDQPNDGKGIPEIQAELAKEEPYKSPYKGKLSGELMKSMLLSPEHQDAVRKVDRLWFGDIFRIGFQARPRFDYSFNGDFDKRTQDGRNFGTQNSQVWFIANPTPYATVKITIQDVRVAGGDQSRKEGQLGYLGQANSAGIELSSAPSATQSVNIQNHTGLREGFVLLKNLVDGVEFIVGRQIFGFGDNRYIGGRNDGQTGNSFDGLRAKYSGKYLTTEVFTSIIAEESNAGAGNNTANGQRRGRVNDTYLSGLYNTLKFEDFLVDFYFFNIDRKWEQTITATPVTSQTRTRQRDNLNTVGFRLSNRTDGNRLPKTKAWDWTIEHSMQFGFNGERGNADWDTLGVTVNGMPSGKRVYSQRREYDSRFFLAQTGYTFFDRFRVGIQYSYGSGDSSRSDSRVKTYDASFATRSGGFPYFDSGNGIVNATFWSNTSSKSVHLMWNTEKLGRFIAVAYDIQKAQINDAWYNSGGTANTGLSYENSTGGALGGTNKLGEKMGKRLFHEYDFIWQYYLKDYVSIWAGASYLVAGDAVRGVRTNPFATAINDRYTLGPKSYSFFLFVQFAM